The stretch of DNA GGGCGCAGCCTACGAAGACACCCGGTACGGCAGGTTCCGCCGTGCGTTCGGCGGCCAGGATCGCCAGGTTGAAGCCGACCATGCCGACGGCGGCGAGGACCGCGAGCCGCCCCCACTGCCGTCGCGTCAGGCGGCGCAGCGGCGCCGTGCCGCCCCGTCCGAGCAGCGGCAGGAGCAGCAGGAAGGCCAGGCCGTAGCGCAGGAACTGGCCGCCCGCGTACGGGTAGTAGCCGAGGAGGCTGTTGGCGGTGAAGGAGCCGCCTACGAGGAGGCAGGCGAGGGCGGCGAGGAGGGACCCGCGCGTGAGGTTCGCGTTCATGTCCCTGACGCTAGGAACGGACGCGGCCCGGTTTAAGGTCCACTTCCGGGGCCTGTTCGGGGACCACTTTCCGGGTCCGGTTCGGGGACCACTTTCCGGGTCCCGGCCGTCCGTCACTCTCAGGAGGCGCATCCCGGTGGCATCAAGTTCGGGCGAGGTACCTGGCACGGCCGCCTGGGAGCTGCTGCTCCCCGCCGCGGCCGCCCCGGCCCGCAGCCGTGGCCGCAGTCTCCAGTCGGCGCTGCGCGATGCGGTCAGGTCCGGTCGGCTCGCGCCGGGGACGCGGCTGCCGTCGAGCCGTGAGCTAGCCGCCGATCTGGGCGTCTCACGGGGGCTTGTCACAGAGGCGTACGAGCAGTTGACGGCCGAGGGCTATCTGCGCAGCGACCGCGGCGCGGGCACCTGGGTGGGCGGCGCGGCGCGGAAGGCCGCACGAGGCGCACGCGATCTGGCGCCGCGTCCCGTCCACGCGCGCGTGGACTTCATCGCGGGCACCCCCGACCTGTCCCTGTTCCCGCGCGCCGCGTGGGCGGCCGCGCACCGCGGCGTCCTTGCCGAACTCCCCCACCACGCACTCGGCTACCCGGACCCGCGGGGCCTGCCCCGGCTGCGTACGGCCATCGCCGAACTGCTCGTACGCCGCCGGGGCGTGGTCGCGGACCCGGAGGCGATCGTCGTCTGCTCCGGCGTGGCGCAGGCCATGGCGCTGGTCGGTTTCGTGCTGCACGCGCGCGGGGTGCGCGTCGTCGGCGTCGAGGACCCCGGAAGCCCGCAGCACGGCGATCTGTTCGCATCGGCGGACGTCGCCACGGTGCCGGTGCCCCTCGACGACGAGGGTGTCGTCACCGGCGTACTGAGGGAGCGGGGCCTGCGCGCGGTCGTCACCACGCCCGCCCATCAGTTCCCCCTGGGCATCGGCTACTCGGCGCGGCGGCGCACCGAACTCCTGGACTGGGCACGGGCCGTGGACGGTCTGGTCATCGAGGACGACTACGACGGTGACTTCCGCTACGACCGCGCCCCGGTCGGCGCGCTGCAAGGACTCGACCCCGAACACGTCGCGTACACGGGCTCGGTCAGCAAGTCGCTCGCTCCGGGTCTTCGACTCGGCTGGCTGCTCGTGCCGGAGTCGATGACCGATGAGGTCGTCGCCCGCAAGCGCATGATGGACCTAGGCAATCCGGCGCTCGACCAGGCGGTGCTCGCGCGCTTCGTGGAACGCGGCGACTACGACCGCCAGTTGCGCCGCTGTCAGCGTGCTTACCGGGAGCGCAGGGACGCACTCGTCGCGGCGCTCGACGAGCACTTTCCGGGTACGGAGGTGACCGGCATCGCCGCCGGACTGCACGTCATCGCCCGGCTGCCCGAACGCCGGGGTCCGCAGGACGACTTCCTGCGGCGGGCCTCCGCGGCCGGGGTCGCGGTCCGCCCGCTGAGCGACTACGGCTCGGCGGACGGCTCGGGGGTGTGCCTCGTGCTCGGCTACGCCCATCTCGCACCCGCCCGGATCGCCGAGGGGGTGCGGCTCCTCGCCGAGGCGGCTCAGGGGCGTGGTGACGCTCCGGTGACAGCACCTCATTAGGGTCGGCCGGGCCCGGTGACCGCGAGCGAGACGCACGCGGTACCGGGGGTGTCCGGGGGGCAGAACCGTGGCCGAGGCCGAAGTCATCGTCCAGCTCCGAACCCCGCCGCGTCTTGCGACGACGGGCACCGCGGATGTCTGTGACGCCTGTGATGTCAGAGACGTCCGAAGCCTTCTGGAGCGGCGGTTCGGCGTCACGCCGGAGCCGTTGCACCCCGGCGCCGACGACCCGGCCCTCATCGGCTGGCAACGGGTCGCCGTCCCCGCCGGCATGGACGCCGAGGCCGTCGCCACGGCCCTGCGCGGCCACCCGGCAGTCGAGGCCGCCTATGTGAAACCACCGGCGGACCTTCCGTAACGTGGTGAAGGAGTCAGCTGTGCCACAGCGATCAGGTGCGGGGAACAGCCGGGGGAACGACCGCCCGGCTCCAGGATTCGAGCCACCTTTCGGACGCCCTGAGCTGGTGTGCGTCACGCGCGCCGACGCCGGGGTACGCATCACCCCGACCGGCGCGACCGCCACGGCGGACGTCTCCGTGAGCGGTCTCGACGCGGTGGCGGCCCAGGAGGACGTCACCATCAGGCCGCTGTTCGGCGCGGACCAGGAGAGGCTGCGCGCCCAGACGGGGGCTACCGCTGACGGCCCCGGCGCCGGGGCCGACGAGGCCACCCTTGAGATCCTCGACCGGATGGGGCTCTTCTTCCATGTAGACGCTCCGGCCGACCAGTTGGAGGCGCTGGCCGAGCGGCTCCGCGCGTCGGACGCCGTGGAGGGCGCCTACGTCAAGCCCGGCGCCGCCCTCGCCGTCACCGACCAGAAGAAGAAGAGCGGGGAGACCGAGCTCCCACCGCTCAACGACATGCAGCCGACGGGCGCCGACGCGCCGCCCGTGACCCCCGACTTCACCGCCCGCCAGGGCTATCTCGACGCGGCTCCAGGCGGCGTCGACGCCCGCTACGCGTGGACCCTGCCGGGCGGGCGTGGCGCCGGTGTCCGGGTGATCGACTGCGAGTGGGGCTGGCGCTTCACCCACGAGGACCTGCGGCTGAACCAGGGCGGCATCGTCTCGGGCACCGGAAGCACGGACACCGATCACGGCACCGCGGTGCTCGGCGAGATCGGCGGGGACGTCAACGCGTTCGGGATCACCGGGATCGCGCCGGACACCATCACCAGCGCGTCCGCCTTCTCCATCCCCACGGCCACGGCGATCAGGAACGCCGCCGACCGCCTCGGCCCCGGCGACATCATCCTCCTTGAGATCCACCGCGCGGGGCCGCACGCGACCGGCGTCGGGCAGGTGGGGTACATCGCCGTCGAGTGGTGGCCGGACGACTATCTGGCGATCCGCTACGCCGTCAACAAGGGCATCACCGTCGTCGAGGCGGCGGGCAACGGCGCGGAGGACCTGGACCACGCCGACTACGACACCCCGAGGGCGGGCTTCCCCTCCTGGTGGCGCAACCCCTTCCGGCGCACCACCCTCGACGCCGGCGCCGTGATCGTCGGTGCCGGGGCGCCGCCGCCCGGCACCCACGGCCGCCAGCACGGCCCCGACCGCTCCCGCCTCGACTTCTCCAACTACGGCGCCTGCGTGGACGCCCAGGGCTGGGGACGCGAGGTGACCACCACCGGCTACGGCGACCTCCAGGCGGGCGACAACCAGGACTTCTGGTACACGGACCGGTTCAGCGGTACGTCCAGTGCCTCGCCGATCGTGGTGGGCGCCCTGGCCGGCACCCAGGGCATCCTGCGCGCGAACCGCCGTATCCCGCTGTCGCCATCGCGGGCCAGGCAGCTGCTGCGCGCCACCGGCTCACCGCAGCAGGACGCGCCCGGCCGCCCGGCGACCCAGCGCATCGGCAGGCGGCCCGATCTGCGGCAGCTCGTCCCCGCGGCGCTCCAGACCAGCAGCTGGGTCGGCGTCCAGTTCCGGGGCACCCTCGCCGGGAACCGAACCGGCCGCTGGTTCACCTTCAACTGGCCCGCCCACTGGCATGTGGTGTGGACGGTCGTCCCGACGAGTCCCCGCCCCGGCGCCCCGCAGATCCGCTGGAGGGTCAGGGTCGAGCGGGCCAACGACACCTACGCGACGTACTGGATCGACGTGACGAACCTCGTGGCCGACTCGGTCGACTTCGAGGCCCGGTTCGCGGTTCTCGGATGGTGATTCGCGGTTCTCGGATGGTGAGAGGAAAACAACGATGCGAGTAGGCACACAGTTCACCGGAACACTCAACCCCGGGCAGACCGGGCGCTGGTTCACCTTCGGCTGGCCGCAGGACTGGCACGTCGTCTGGTACTTCATGCCGACGACACCCCAGACGGGCAGCCCCCAGATCGAGTGGGAAACCGAGGTCGAGCGGGCATCGGCCACGGCGGTCACGTACTGGCTGACGGTGAAGAACATCGGCAGCACCCAGATGAACTTCGAAGGCCGGTACGCGGTTCTCAACTAGGCGGGGGGAACGGCCATGAAGGTGCACATCACGATCGCGGAGGACGCGGGCGCGGCCCCGGCCCCGGCCGCCGGGGCGGAGCGACAGCTCGACGTGACACGGGCCGCGGACATCACGGCCGCCGTCGACGCCGGGCCCGCCGCTCCTGGCACGGATTCGGCGCGTCCGGAAGGGTCCGTCACGGACGGCGGCGAGGCTCCGGCCTGGCTCGCCGAACTCGTCCGGCTCGCCGATGCCGGAGAGGTGGCCCGCCCGGGCGAGGAGCCGCAGGAGACCCGACGGCCCTCGGATGGCCTGTCCATGGATGCCGGGAGCGCGGGAGGGGCTCCGCGCTGAGCAGTCATCGACGAACGGGGCCGCCACGCGTTGCGTGACGGCCCCGTTCGGGTACCCGCACCTGGCTCAGGAGTTGGCCCACGCGCGCGTGCAGAGCACCAGGCGGTAGCCGTCCGGGTCCTCGATGGTGACGCCCCACTCGTTCCAGTACGGGTTGGGCGACTTCACGCGCGTGCCGCCGTGCGCCTCCAGGCGGGCCACCAGGTCCTCGGGGACGGGCTCGTCGAGGTAGATGACGAGGAGGTCCTCCTCCGTGGGGCGGGGCAGGACCGGCTTCCCGGCCTCGTGGACGAGTTCGAGGTGCCAGGGGGCGTCCGGCCAGCCGACCATGAGCAGGTCGTGCTCTCCGGGAGCACCGCCGCCCTCCGAACGCCATACGACGTCCAGGCCGAGGCCCGTCACCCAGAACCGCTCGGCCACCGCGAGGTCGCGGGACGGGCGGGCGATACGGATGTGGCTCTGACCGTTGACAGGCATGGGACTCCCCCTTCGGGCGGGCGCGCTCGGCCGCGCGCCTCTGCCGCCGAGCGTAGACAGCGAACGATCTTCCGGCATCGGGCTCAAGACCTGCGACCGGGGATGTAGGCGACGATGTGGCCGACATGGTTTTCGCACACCGGTTCCCTTGCCCCCATGGGCAGTTGTTCACTTGTGGTTTGTGTGTGCGCCGCCGCGCACCGCTAGTTGTGGCCCTGCACACTGGTCGGACCTGTCACTGGAGGCGCATTCATGTCACACCCTCAGCCGAGCCCGTCCCCTCGCCGCCGCAGTGTGCTGCGCGGCTCGCTCGCCGTACCGGCGGCGCTGGCCGTGCCGTCACTCGCCGGGGCCGCTCCGGCGTTCGCCCGGTCGGGTCGCCCGCGGGCCGAGTGGGGTGTGCAGGCCGGTGACGTGACGGCGCACGCGGGCCTGGTGTGGGTACGTTCCGACCGTCCGGCCCGCATGATCGTGGAGACGTCCGCCACGGAGTCGTTCCGCAACCCCACCCGCTGGAAGGGCCCGGTGCTCGGCCCGGACACCGACTTCACCGGGACGACACGGCTGCGCGGGCTGCCCGCGGGCGAGCAGATCCACTACCGCGTGGTCCTGGCCGACCCCGACGACCCCAGACGCACCGGCGAGCCGGTCACCGGCACGTTCCGTACGACACCGAAGGGGCGCAAGGAGGGGGTGCGCCTCCTGTGGTCGGGTGACATCGCGGGCCAGGGGTGGGGCATCAACCCGGACCGCGGCGGCTGGCGCGTCTTCGACGAGATGCGCCGCAGGGACCCGGACTTCTTCCTGTGCAGCGGCGACAACATCTACGCCGACGGGCCCATCCTGCCGAGCGTCACCCTCCCCGACGGCAGCGTGTGGCGGAACGTGACCACGGAGGAGAAGTCGAAGGTCGCCGAGTCGCTCGCGGAGTTCCGTGGCGCCTTCCGCTACAACCTCCTCGACGAGAACGTGCGGCGCTTCAACGCGCAGGTGCCCTCCATCGTCCAGTGGGACGACCACGAGGTGCGCAACAACTGGTACCCGGGACAGATCCTGACCGACCCCCGCTACACGGAGAAGAACGTGGACGTACTCGCCGAGCGCTCCCTGCGGGCGTTCAGCGAGTACTACCCGATCTCGACGCTCCCGCCGGGCGACGAGGACGGGCGGGTCTACCGCGTGCAGCGGCACGGCCCCCTTCTCGACGTGTTCGTCCTGGACATGCGCTCGTACCGCAACGCCAACTCGCCCGGCCGGCAGCCCGACGACACCACCGGCATCCTGGGTGCCCGGCAACTGCAGTGGCTGAAGCGTGAGTTGTCGCGCTCGCGCGCCACCTGGAAGGTCATCGCCTCCGACATGCCGCTGGGCCTCGTCGTACCGGACGGGTCGGCGAACTTCGAGGCGGTCGCGCAGGGCGACCCGGGCGCGCCGCTGGGCCGCGAGCTGCAGATCGCCGAGCTGCTTCGGCACATCAAGCACCGTAAGATCACCGGAACCCTGTGGCTGACGGCCGACGTGCACTACACGTCGGCGCAGCACTACGACCCCTCGCGTGCGGCTTTCAAGGACTTCGCGCCGTTCTGGGAGTTCGTGTCGGGGCCGCTGGCGGCGGGCGGCTTCCAGGCCCTCAAGCTCGACGGGACGTTCGGCGCCGAGCAGCGCTTCGTCAAGGCGCCGAACCGCGCCAACACCTCTCCGGCCGAGACCCCGCAGTACTTCGGCGAGGTCGACATCGACGGCGGCAGCGGGGAGCTGACCGTGCGGCTGCGCCAGGAGGACGGCGCGGTGCTGTTCACGAAGGTGCTGTCGCCGGGTCGGGTGGGGCAGCAGTGATGACGCGCCTGAACACGCAACGAGAGGTCACGTCCGGCCACCACGAAAGGCCAAAGATGAACTAAACGGGCAGAAGGTGTCTTAACTCATCAGTCACAAAACGTTCGTGATCACGCAACACCCTTCCTCCACAGTGGCTGTATGAGTGCTGACATGCCTGATGTGACACGAACCAAACACGGCCGTCCCGTTCACCACTGGCGGCGGGATCTGGTGGAGCTCGCCGCCCTCTTCACGGCCGTGGCCGTGGCGGACGCGGTGGCGAACATGATCGGGCACGGCCCCGACGGCCCCGCCCTGCTCGTGATCTCGGCCGTGGCGCTGCTCGCCACGGTCGGGTTCCACACATGGTGGGCACGCCGCCACAACCATGCGCCCCCGACGGGGGACGATACCGGCGCCCGGCCGCTCACCGCCGGGCAGCAGACCGGGGCCGTGGAGCAGGCCGGGCCCATGGAGCGCGCCGGGGCCATCGCCACGGAGTCGTCCGCAGGGGCGACGGCCCTGTGGCGGATGCGCACCACGGTGCGGGACGAGCCGGGCTCGCTCGCTTCCCTGTGCACCGCCCTCGCCCACGGCAAGGTCGACATCCTGAGCCTCCAGGCGCACCCGCTGGCCGAAGGCACCGTCGACGAGTTCCTGCTGCGCGCCCCCGCCGACCTGCCCGCGGCCGAGATCACCCGGGGCGTCGCGCACGCGGGCGGCTCGGGCACCTGGATCGAGCGTGCGGACGCCCACGACCTGGTGGACGCCCCCACCCGCATCCTCGGACTCGCCACCCGCACCGCCCTGGACGCCGCCGAACTCCCCCTCGCACTGCGGCAGTTGCTGGGCCGCTGCACCATCCGATCGCTGCCCGCGAAGGCGCAGGGCGCGTCCGGGCCGCCGGTGGACAAGCCCGCCGACGGCGCACCCGTCGAGGGCGCCCTGGAAGGCGAAGGGACGGTGCTGCGGCTCCAGGCGCCGGACGGCGAAGTGATCACCGTGGAGCGGCCCTACCTGCCGTTCACGCCCACCGAGTTCGCCCGCGCGCGTGCCCTGGTCGAGCTCGACACCCGGCTCGGCCCGCGCATCCCGCGCAGCCAGGACGTACTGACCCTCGCCGAGGGCAGTTCCATCACCGTACGCCGGGCCGACACCGCCGACGTCGCCGCGGCCAAGGCCATGCACGAACGCTGCTCGCAGCGCACCCTCGGCATGCGCTACCACGGCCCCGTGCGGGACGCCGACCGCTACCTCAACCACCTGCTCAGCCCGCGGTTCGGCCGCACCCTGGCGGTGCGGACCGCGTCCGGTCGCATCGTCGGCCTCGGCCATCTGCTCTGGGACGGCGACGAGACCGAGATCGCGCTGCTCGTGGAGGACGACTGGCAGCGCCGCGGCATCGGCAGCGAGCTGCTCGGCCGCCTGGTGACGATGGCGGTCGAGGCGGGCTGCGAGAGCGTGTACGCGGTGACGCAGGCGTCCAACACGGGCATGGTCGCCGCGATGCGCGGCCTCGGGCTCCCCCTCGACTACCAGATCGAGGAGGGCACGCTGGTCATCACCGCGCGCCTCGAAGTCACGCCGGTGAGTTCGCGACTGCCGTACGACCAGCCGCAGGGGCGGGCGGAGCAGCACTGACCCGGGGAGCCGTGGTTGCCGCACGGGTGCCCGAAGGCTGAGGGCCGAGGGCGCGGTCGAGGTCCTGCCACAGGTCATCGATGTCCTCGAGCCCGGCCGAGAGGCGCAGCAGTTTGTCGCTCACGCCCGACGACCGCCGGTCCGCCGGGTCGACGACGCGGTGGCTGATGGACGCCGGATGCTGGATAAGCGTGTCGACGCTGCCGAGGCTGACCGCCGGGGTGATCAACCGCACCCCGGCGGTCACCGCGTGCGGGTCGCCTTCGACCTCGAAGGCGACCATGGCGCCGCCGAGCCGCGGATAGTGCACGCGGCTCACGCGCGGATCGGCGGCCAGGCGCCGCGCCAGCTCCGCCGCGTTCGCGGAGGCGGCACGCACCCGCACCGGCAGCGTGGAAAGGCCCCGCAGCAACAGATAACCGGCGAGCGGATGCAGCACCCCGCCGGTGGCGAACCGGACCTGCCGCAGCTGCCGCGCGAACTCCTCGTCGCACGCGACCACTCCCCCAAGGACGTCGCCGTGGCCGCCCAGGTACTTGGTGGCGCTGTGCAGCACGAGCCGCGCCCCGCTCTCGGCCGGCCGTTGCAGGACGGGCGTGGCGAAGGTGTTGTCGGCAAGGAGTGGCACCGTGCCGCAGGCGTGGGCCACCGCGCGCAGATCGAGTTCGGCGAGGGTCGGGTTGGCGGGCGACTCGACAAGGACCAGACCCGTGTCGGGCCGGATGGCGTCCGCGATCCCCGCGGGGTCGACCCAGGTCACCTCGGAGCCGAGGAGCCCCGCCGTGAGGAGGTGGTCGCTGCAGCCGTACAGCGGCCGGACCGCGACGACATGGCGCAGGCCTGCCGCCCCCCGGACGAGAAGGACCGCGGTCAGCGCCGCCATGCCGCTCGCGAACGCGACCGCGCTCTCCGTCCCTTCGAGCCGGGCCAGAGCCGTCTCGAAACGGGCGACGGTCGGGTTCGCGAGCCGGGCGTAGACGGGCGGTCCATCGTCCAGGGCGCCGTCGGCGGCGAAGGCGTCGATGCGCGCCGCCTCGCCACGGGTGTCGTACGACGGGTAGGTGGTGGACAGATCGATCGGCGCGGCGTGCAGGCCGAGTCCGGCGAGGTCGTCGCGTCCGGCGTGCACGGCCTCGGTAGCGAGGGCGCGCGGAGCGGGCGATGCCTGCCTGGCGGCCGGGTGGCCGGATCCGGTGCGGGGTTCCGTGTTCGTGTCCATGCCCGACAGCCTGAACAAAGGCCGGTGGCTGGTAGTTGAACCCCGTGCTACGTTCGGCAAGTGGCTGATTCTGTCGTACTGGACCCGGTGGATCTCCGCATACTGCGGCTGCTGCAGAACGATGCCCGGATCACCTACCGCGATCTCGCGGCCCAGGTCGGCGTCGCGCCGTCGACCTGCCTCGACCGTATCTCCCGGCTGCGCCGCTCCGGCGTGATCCTCGGACACCAGCTGCGCCTCGATCCGGGGAAGCTCGGGCGCGGCCTGGAGGCGCTGCTCTCCGTGCAGGTCAGGCCGCACCGGCGGGAGCTTGTCGGGCCGTTCGTGGAGCGGATCAGGGCGCTGCCGGAGTCCCGCTCCGTGTTTCATCTCGCGGGCCCCGACGACTATCTGGTGCACGTGGCGGTGGCCGATACGGCGGACCTCCAGCGGCTCGTCCTCGACGAGTTCACCGCGCGGCGTGAAGTGGCACGCGTGGAGACGCGGTTGATCTTCCAGCAGTGGGAGTGCGGTCCGCTCCTGCCGCCGGGGCCGGGAGCCGATGACCAAGGAGAGGCCTCCGGCCAATCGTGATGACGGGGACGCGCCTCGCGTATGAGGATGTCCGCATGTCAGCCACGAAGATCCCGAGCCCGAACACGAGCGAGAGCGGGAGCCCGCTGCCTCGCCAGGTCGCCGACGCCTACGTCGACGAGCTCATCGCCCTCGACCCCATCAACGGCACGTTTCTCGGCGTCAAGGCCAGCCACAGCAAGCTCCCGGACACCTCCCCTGCGGGCCAGGACGCCGTCGCGGAACTTGCCCGCTCGACGCTCGCCCGCCTCGACGAGGCAGAGCGCGCGCCCGGCGCCGACAGCGACGCCGAACGCCGGTGCGCGCGGCTCCTGCGGGAGCGGCTCACCGCCGAACTCGCCGTGCACGACGCGGATGAGGGACTGCGCGCGGTCGGCAATCTGCATACGATTCCGCACGCGGTGCGCGAGATCTTCACCGTGACCCCGATGGAGACGGACGAGGACTGGGCGGCGATCGCCGAACGGCTGCGTGCCGTGCCGGCCGCGTACGAGGGATATCGCGCCTCTCTCGAACTCGGCCTGGAGCGCGAGCTGTTCGCGGCGCCGCGTCCCACGGCCGTGTTCATCGAGCAACTCGGCGAGTGGGCGGGACCTGGCGGCGACGAGGGCCGCGGCTGGTTCGAGGAGTTCGCCGCGCAGGGCCCGGACGCGCTCCGCTCCGAGCTCGACGCCGCGGCCCGCGCCGCCACCGCGTCGGTCGTGGCGCTGCGCGACTGGATGCGGGACGTGTACGCGCCCGCGATCGAGGGTGCCCCCGACACGGTGGGCCGCGAGCGCTACGCCCGCTGGTCGCGCTACTTCAACGGCACCGATCTGGACCTGGACGAGGCGTACGCGTACGGCTGGTCCGAATTCCACCGGCTGCTCGGCGAGATGCGCGCCGAGGCCGAGAAGATCGTGCCCGGCGCGGCCACCCCGTGGGTGGCGCTCGCCCACCTCGACGAGCACGGCACGCACATCGAGGGCGTGGAGGAGGTGCGGGTCTGGCTCCAGGAGCTGATGGACGAGGCGATCGAGGCGCTTGACGGTACGCACTTCGAACTCGCCGAGCGGGTACGGAAGGTGGAGTCCCGCATCGCCCCGCCGGGCGGCGCCGCGGCGCCGTACTACACGGGTCCGTCGGAGGACTTCTCGCGCCCCGGGCGGACGTGGCTGCCGACGATGGGCGAGACCCGCTTCCCCGTGTACGACCTGGTCTCCACCTGGTACCACGAGGGCGTGCCCGGCCATCACCTCCAGCTGGCGCAGTGGGCGCACGTCGCGGAGAGCCTCTCCCGCTACCAGGCGACCATCGGCATCGTCAGCGCCAACGCGGAAGGCTGGGCGCTGTACGCGGAGCGGCTCATGGACGAGCTCGGCTTCCTCAAGGACGCCGAGCGCAGGCTCGGTTATCTGGACGCCCAGATGATGCGGGCGCTGCGTGTCATCGTCGACATCGGCATGCACCTGGAGCTGGAGATCCCGGCGGACTCGCCCTTCCACCCGGGCGAGCGCTGGACACCTGACCTCGCGCAGGAGTTCTACGACGCGCACTGCAGCCGTCCCACGGATTACGTGGCGAGCGAGATGACCCGCTACCTCTCCATCCCGGGCCAGGCCATCGGCTACAAGCTGGGCGAGCGGGCCTGGCTCCTCGGCCGCGAGAACGCGCAGCGCCGGCTCGGGGACGCCTTCGACGCGAAGGCCTGGCACATGGCGGCGCTGTCGCAAGGGTCTCTGGGGCTCGACGATCTGGTGGACGAGTTGTCGGCCCTTTAAGGGGCCTCAGCAGCCGCAGTCGTCCGCGTCCAGCGGGGCCGTCAGGGCATCGGGTGTGCGGCGCGCGCTGCCCTCCCAGGTTTCGAACTCGAAGCCCTCTCGGGCCCAGTACTCGAAACCGCCCAGCATTTCCTTCACCTGGAAGCCGAGTTGGGCGAGGGCGAGGGCCGCGCGGGTCGCGCCGTTGCAGCCGGGGCCCCAGCAGTACGTGACGACCGGGACCGACTTGTCGAGGAGTTGCTCCGCCTGCTCGGGGATGAGGGCGGTGGGGAGGTGGATCGCGCCGGGAATGTGGCCCTGGTCCCAGGACGCCGTCGAGCGGGAGTCGATCACGACGAAGCCGGGGTCGCCGTCGGCGGACAGCGCCGCGGCGACGTCGGACACGTCGGCGTGGAAGGCAAGGCTCGCGCCGAAGTACGCGGCGGCGGCTGCCGGGGCGGCGGGGACCACC from Streptomyces sp. BA2 encodes:
- a CDS encoding DUF885 domain-containing protein, which codes for MSATKIPSPNTSESGSPLPRQVADAYVDELIALDPINGTFLGVKASHSKLPDTSPAGQDAVAELARSTLARLDEAERAPGADSDAERRCARLLRERLTAELAVHDADEGLRAVGNLHTIPHAVREIFTVTPMETDEDWAAIAERLRAVPAAYEGYRASLELGLERELFAAPRPTAVFIEQLGEWAGPGGDEGRGWFEEFAAQGPDALRSELDAAARAATASVVALRDWMRDVYAPAIEGAPDTVGRERYARWSRYFNGTDLDLDEAYAYGWSEFHRLLGEMRAEAEKIVPGAATPWVALAHLDEHGTHIEGVEEVRVWLQELMDEAIEALDGTHFELAERVRKVESRIAPPGGAAAPYYTGPSEDFSRPGRTWLPTMGETRFPVYDLVSTWYHEGVPGHHLQLAQWAHVAESLSRYQATIGIVSANAEGWALYAERLMDELGFLKDAERRLGYLDAQMMRALRVIVDIGMHLELEIPADSPFHPGERWTPDLAQEFYDAHCSRPTDYVASEMTRYLSIPGQAIGYKLGERAWLLGRENAQRRLGDAFDAKAWHMAALSQGSLGLDDLVDELSAL
- a CDS encoding rhodanese-like domain-containing protein → MTNTEPTTATSPQAAAAGARNAVLRVVPAAPAAAAAYFGASLAFHADVSDVAAALSADGDPGFVVIDSRSTASWDQGHIPGAIHLPTALIPEQAEQLLDKSVPVVTYCWGPGCNGATRAALALAQLGFQVKEMLGGFEYWAREGFEFETWEGSARRTPDALTAPLDADDCGC